A single region of the Sulfurospirillum arsenophilum NBRC 109478 genome encodes:
- a CDS encoding C-GCAxxG-C-C family protein, with translation MNESVEQKALEFFSKGYVCSEAVLKAVAEEYGIDSPLIPAIASAFGSGMARTEKGLCGAFSGGVMALSLLQGRTDARMPKDPLYHNVQLFKERFEEMFGSCDCGTLLGFSLSSPDAGVKFQEGNCKACKCDVYVAYAVKEVETLLESR, from the coding sequence ATGAATGAATCGGTAGAGCAAAAAGCACTGGAGTTCTTTTCCAAGGGGTATGTTTGCAGTGAAGCGGTTTTAAAAGCGGTTGCAGAAGAATATGGCATCGACTCTCCTTTGATTCCTGCCATTGCCTCTGCTTTTGGCAGTGGAATGGCACGCACAGAAAAGGGGCTTTGTGGAGCATTTAGCGGTGGGGTAATGGCACTTTCTCTGCTTCAAGGGCGTACAGATGCACGTATGCCAAAAGATCCGCTCTATCACAATGTCCAACTCTTCAAAGAACGTTTTGAGGAGATGTTTGGCTCGTGTGACTGTGGTACGCTTTTAGGCTTTTCTTTGAGTTCTCCTGATGCAGGTGTCAAATTTCAAGAGGGCAATTGCAAAGCTTGTAAGTGCGACGTTTATGTTGCTTATGCTGTGAAAGAGGTCGAAACGCTACTGGAAAGTAGGTAG
- a CDS encoding sensor domain-containing diguanylate cyclase encodes MRLKTKVVIIIAGLLLGVSITGSIINYMKNVRDTQEQLQNTSLPLSVDNIYTEIQQRMIEPLLVSSLMSNDTFLRDWIIEGETDINGIMRYLTEIQQKYDIFTTFLVSDKTKHYYHPRGLIDVVNKENSADAWYFNFKNQAEPYEINLDHNANLGDFLVMFINYKVMDYSNQMIGVTGVGVRLLNIEEMLTSFKTRYKYDVYFVDQRGELTLFSKGLNKRGNIANIEGLNKIQEAIFSDKQTQFDYKDKDGEYLLNTKYIEKLKLHLFVEINKKEYLDEIKKTFYSNLFASIIVTALVTLIILYTINIYQKQLVQMASEDSLTRLANRRKFNDDFEKLYKRYKKGVNRLTLLLIDIDDFKSVNDTYGHLIGDEALVRVADILRVELRASDMVARWGGEEFALLLVDVTPQNATEIAQKICHAIKEDTVLNELLQRPLTVSIGLGEMSSLESQDGLVHKVDNALYEAKKAGKNQVVVA; translated from the coding sequence ATGCGATTAAAAACCAAAGTTGTCATCATCATAGCGGGACTGCTTTTAGGCGTCTCCATTACAGGCTCTATCATCAATTACATGAAAAATGTTCGTGATACGCAAGAGCAACTGCAAAATACCTCTTTGCCCCTCTCGGTTGATAACATCTATACTGAGATACAGCAGCGTATGATTGAACCGCTTTTGGTTTCATCACTGATGTCTAATGATACGTTTTTGCGTGACTGGATTATAGAGGGTGAAACAGACATCAATGGCATCATGCGCTATCTTACGGAAATTCAACAAAAATACGACATCTTTACCACCTTTTTAGTCTCGGATAAAACGAAGCATTACTATCATCCAAGAGGACTCATTGATGTTGTCAATAAAGAGAACAGCGCCGATGCATGGTACTTTAACTTTAAAAATCAAGCAGAGCCTTATGAGATTAATCTTGATCACAATGCCAATTTAGGCGATTTTTTGGTGATGTTCATTAACTATAAAGTCATGGACTATAGTAACCAAATGATCGGTGTAACAGGTGTGGGTGTGAGGCTTTTAAATATCGAAGAGATGCTCACCTCCTTTAAGACGCGTTACAAATACGATGTCTATTTTGTCGATCAAAGAGGCGAGTTAACCCTCTTTTCTAAAGGGCTCAATAAGCGTGGCAATATCGCTAATATCGAAGGGCTCAATAAAATTCAAGAGGCTATTTTTAGTGATAAACAGACTCAATTTGACTATAAAGATAAAGACGGTGAATACCTTCTCAATACAAAATACATTGAAAAATTGAAGTTGCATCTGTTTGTGGAGATCAATAAAAAAGAGTATTTGGATGAGATCAAAAAGACGTTTTACAGCAATTTGTTTGCTTCGATTATCGTGACCGCGTTGGTGACTTTGATCATTCTTTATACGATCAATATTTACCAAAAACAGCTTGTACAGATGGCGAGTGAAGACTCTCTGACAAGACTTGCCAACCGTAGAAAGTTTAATGATGACTTTGAAAAACTCTATAAACGCTATAAAAAAGGGGTAAATAGACTCACACTTTTACTGATTGATATCGATGATTTTAAAAGTGTGAATGACACGTATGGGCATTTGATTGGAGATGAAGCGCTTGTTCGGGTCGCTGATATTTTAAGAGTAGAGCTTCGTGCTTCCGATATGGTTGCTCGCTGGGGTGGAGAGGAATTTGCCCTTCTTTTGGTTGATGTTACGCCTCAAAATGCCACAGAAATTGCACAGAAGATTTGCCATGCGATCAAAGAAGACACAGTGCTAAATGAACTCTTACAACGACCCTTGACTGTCAGCATTGGTCTTGGAGAAATGAGTAGTCTGGAAAGCCAAGATGGGCTGGTTCATAAAGTTGATAATGCGCTTTATGAAGCCAAAAAAGCAGGGAAAAACCAAGTGGTTGTTGCATAA
- a CDS encoding outer membrane lipoprotein-sorting protein yields the protein MKKIILFLLTTLALFGAESILEQVDKKLSPSSADSYKKLINIEPDGSKKEFLLYQIKKGKDKIVSLFLQPDSEKGRSTLRLDENMWLYLPDVGKPIRITSMQSVVGGVFNNSDIMQLDFSAEYDIKSQTDEGATIVLDLKAKNETVAYDKLLMEVDKKTVTPTKIACYTSTGMLIKTLYYKDMKDFGGGIVRPAVIETDSPLYKGYKSIMVYGKITERNVSDELFTIENIGKVHEFRK from the coding sequence ATGAAGAAGATCATACTTTTTTTACTTACAACGCTAGCACTTTTTGGAGCGGAAAGCATTTTAGAACAGGTGGATAAAAAGCTCAGTCCTAGTTCTGCGGATAGCTATAAAAAACTCATTAACATCGAGCCTGATGGTAGCAAAAAAGAGTTTTTGCTCTATCAGATCAAAAAAGGCAAAGATAAAATTGTCTCGTTGTTCTTACAGCCCGATAGTGAAAAAGGCAGGAGTACACTGAGATTGGATGAAAATATGTGGCTTTATTTACCCGATGTGGGTAAGCCTATTCGCATTACTTCCATGCAAAGTGTGGTGGGTGGTGTATTTAATAACAGCGATATTATGCAACTCGATTTCTCGGCTGAATATGACATCAAAAGTCAAACAGATGAGGGTGCTACGATTGTTTTGGATCTCAAAGCTAAAAATGAGACGGTTGCATACGATAAATTGTTGATGGAAGTGGATAAAAAAACAGTGACACCGACAAAAATAGCCTGTTATACTTCTACGGGGATGCTCATAAAAACGCTCTATTACAAAGATATGAAAGACTTTGGTGGGGGTATTGTAAGACCTGCGGTGATTGAGACGGATTCGCCACTTTATAAAGGCTACAAGTCCATTATGGTTTATGGAAAGATCACAGAGCGCAATGTCTCTGATGAACTCTTTACCATTGAAAATATCGGCAAAGTCCATGAGTTTAGAAAATAG
- a CDS encoding sulfite exporter TauE/SafE family protein, which yields MEIFLVAGVAFIASLLTFFSGFGLGTLLMPIIVLFFPLPIAIAITAIVHFSNNLLKFFLLVKHSDVSILLRFGVPAVIFALLGAWSLDLLSEWSLGFTYTLFGFTCNVTPLKLIIGLVIVFFLILESSPTLRVPNAFKKLWLGGALSGFFGGLSGNQGAFRSLFLTQNALSKEVFLATGVSIAVIVDLSRLSLYAKHWESALAQWELIVIATLSAFIGTLIGKFFLKKVSIEFIRFIVAWMLGVVAFLLIAGVL from the coding sequence ATGGAGATTTTTCTTGTCGCGGGGGTAGCGTTTATTGCTTCACTGCTGACTTTCTTTTCTGGTTTTGGTTTGGGTACGCTTTTGATGCCCATTATCGTACTTTTTTTCCCGCTTCCGATTGCCATAGCCATTACGGCTATCGTTCACTTCTCAAATAATCTTTTAAAATTTTTTCTACTGGTAAAACACAGCGATGTTTCCATCCTACTACGCTTTGGCGTGCCTGCGGTTATTTTTGCCCTTTTGGGTGCTTGGAGTTTGGATCTTTTAAGCGAGTGGAGTTTGGGGTTTACCTATACCCTTTTTGGCTTTACATGTAATGTTACGCCACTTAAACTTATCATCGGTTTAGTCATCGTATTTTTCTTGATTTTGGAGTCTAGTCCAACACTTCGCGTTCCCAATGCCTTTAAAAAGCTTTGGCTAGGAGGCGCACTCAGTGGCTTTTTTGGAGGGCTTAGTGGAAATCAAGGAGCGTTTCGAAGTCTCTTTTTAACGCAAAATGCACTTTCAAAAGAGGTTTTTTTAGCCACAGGCGTGAGCATTGCGGTTATTGTTGATCTCTCTCGCTTAAGTCTTTATGCAAAGCATTGGGAAAGCGCACTAGCACAATGGGAATTGATCGTTATCGCAACTCTGAGTGCATTTATAGGAACGTTAATTGGAAAGTTTTTCTTGAAAAAAGTGAGTATTGAGTTTATTCGTTTTATCGTAGCGTGGATGCTTGGCGTTGTGGCTTTTTTATTGATTGCAGGGGTTTTGTAG
- a CDS encoding ethylbenzene dehydrogenase-related protein, translating to MKGFSHKLSTAGLSVVMASTMLLASSVFAADYKLESVKGTPATLDAGDAAWAKAKEVSVPLTDTPYKPEGYKGMLKSTAVIKSLYDDKNIYIKLQYDDPTYSVDRQPWVKQEDGSWKQLKTLDQAGQDNTYYEDKAALFWNINTKGFEKKGCAIACHITKEGKNNGFDDTSAGRKYTNNPGETIDMWHWKGVRTGLSFNQTHDQYVDSTNDPKLNKEWGRKGDDQTQGGYKNNINEAKTGPAFMNKDPKDNAIGSIKDENKVPFVDTFKAGDKIPGPIVTKHTGSAGDIETSAVWKDGKWTLVMKRALVTTAPKDAEQDVQFSDLKKAYFFGVAAFDNSQINHVFHDGSIELRFK from the coding sequence ATGAAAGGGTTTTCACACAAACTTTCAACTGCGGGGCTATCAGTTGTTATGGCAAGTACGATGTTATTAGCATCCAGTGTATTTGCAGCAGATTATAAATTAGAGAGTGTTAAAGGTACACCTGCAACGCTCGATGCGGGTGATGCTGCTTGGGCAAAGGCAAAAGAAGTAAGTGTTCCACTCACTGATACACCGTATAAACCAGAGGGTTACAAAGGGATGCTTAAATCGACAGCAGTGATTAAATCACTCTACGATGATAAAAATATTTATATCAAACTCCAATACGACGATCCAACCTATAGTGTTGACAGACAACCGTGGGTAAAACAAGAAGATGGTTCATGGAAACAGCTTAAAACATTAGATCAAGCGGGGCAAGACAATACTTATTATGAAGATAAAGCGGCACTTTTTTGGAATATCAATACCAAAGGTTTTGAGAAAAAAGGATGCGCCATCGCTTGTCACATTACCAAAGAGGGTAAAAATAATGGCTTTGATGACACTTCTGCGGGTCGAAAATACACCAATAATCCAGGCGAGACCATTGATATGTGGCATTGGAAAGGTGTGAGAACAGGCTTGTCTTTTAACCAAACCCATGATCAATATGTTGACAGTACCAATGATCCAAAACTCAACAAAGAGTGGGGCAGAAAAGGTGATGACCAAACACAAGGTGGCTATAAAAACAACATCAATGAAGCCAAAACAGGACCTGCGTTTATGAACAAAGATCCAAAAGATAATGCTATTGGCTCCATCAAAGATGAGAACAAAGTTCCTTTTGTTGACACCTTCAAAGCAGGCGATAAAATTCCTGGTCCAATCGTAACCAAACATACAGGCTCAGCGGGTGACATCGAGACAAGTGCTGTTTGGAAAGATGGAAAGTGGACACTGGTGATGAAAAGAGCGCTTGTGACAACAGCCCCAAAAGATGCTGAACAAGATGTACAGTTTAGTGATCTGAAAAAAGCTTACTTCTTTGGTGTAGCAGCATTTGATAACTCTCAAATCAACCATGTGTTCCATGATGGAAGTATAGAGCTTAGATTCAAGTAA
- a CDS encoding rhodanese-like domain-containing protein — protein MKKVLLSLFVLLGFLQAVELKKVSFEEYLLAFDYKERENMKIKTPDMLALIEEGKAILVDVRFREEFEVWHMNFAKNIPLNELPKRLGELPKDKLIITACPHNDRSNLARLFLVMNGYNAKYLNDGLLKTADFLRGENAKEFLEEYQSSKEKK, from the coding sequence ATGAAAAAAGTTTTGTTGAGTCTGTTCGTACTTCTTGGGTTTTTACAAGCAGTGGAGCTCAAAAAAGTTAGTTTTGAAGAGTACCTTTTAGCGTTTGACTATAAAGAGCGCGAAAATATGAAGATCAAAACACCCGATATGCTTGCTCTCATTGAAGAGGGGAAAGCTATTTTAGTGGATGTGCGATTTCGTGAAGAGTTTGAAGTATGGCATATGAATTTTGCGAAAAACATTCCGCTTAATGAGCTACCTAAACGTCTGGGTGAGCTTCCTAAAGATAAGCTCATCATCACAGCATGTCCGCATAATGACAGATCAAACCTCGCGCGTCTTTTTTTAGTCATGAATGGTTACAACGCAAAGTATTTGAATGATGGACTTTTAAAAACAGCCGACTTTTTACGCGGTGAGAATGCGAAAGAGTTTTTAGAGGAGTATCAATCTTCAAAGGAGAAAAAATGA
- a CDS encoding thioredoxin family protein, translated as MKIEILGTGCAKCQTLSLHVKEAVAKKGIFAQIEKVEDIMKIMAYGVTSTPALVVDGNVVSSGKLLSVDEIIALLG; from the coding sequence ATGAAGATCGAAATTTTAGGAACAGGGTGCGCAAAGTGTCAAACGTTGAGCTTACATGTAAAAGAAGCTGTAGCTAAAAAAGGGATTTTTGCGCAGATTGAGAAAGTCGAAGATATTATGAAAATCATGGCGTATGGTGTCACATCAACCCCTGCTTTGGTTGTCGATGGTAACGTCGTGAGTAGTGGAAAACTTCTCAGCGTTGATGAGATCATAGCACTGCTAGGTTAA
- the mnmA gene encoding tRNA 2-thiouridine(34) synthase MnmA, producing MKVALLMSGGIDSSYSAYLLKQEGHEVIGIYLKLHEDEKKHAVNIANIEKVSKYLEIETHVIDAKTLFKEHVYDYFVRSYEQGLTPNPCAYCNPRMKFGFAFEKAMEMGCEKIATGHYARVENGHIKEAFDMSKDQSYFLFGLKKEVIEKIIFPLGDMLKVDIKPIALEKLPWLGTLETYKESQEICFVTDTYIEVLKKHHNVDQKGVIKDVEGNVIGEHKGYMHYTIGKRKGLTIDGAHDPHFVVNIDAKTNTVIAGTKEDLIQTKVIAENFSLGEDFKEGEYGVKVRYRSAKTKAHVSVVDGKIVAQLHEGVYGLASGQALVVYQDDLVIGGGWIEA from the coding sequence ATGAAAGTTGCACTACTGATGAGCGGAGGCATAGATTCTAGTTACTCCGCTTATTTACTTAAACAAGAAGGTCATGAGGTTATAGGTATTTATCTTAAACTCCATGAAGATGAAAAAAAACACGCGGTTAATATCGCTAATATTGAAAAAGTAAGCAAATATTTGGAGATCGAAACACACGTTATAGATGCCAAAACGCTTTTTAAAGAGCATGTGTATGACTACTTTGTACGCTCATACGAGCAAGGACTCACCCCAAATCCTTGTGCTTATTGTAACCCACGTATGAAATTTGGCTTTGCGTTTGAAAAAGCGATGGAAATGGGTTGCGAGAAAATTGCGACAGGACATTACGCTCGCGTTGAGAACGGTCATATCAAAGAAGCCTTTGATATGAGTAAAGACCAGAGTTATTTCCTTTTTGGACTTAAAAAAGAGGTGATTGAAAAGATCATTTTCCCACTGGGCGATATGCTTAAAGTTGACATCAAACCTATAGCCTTAGAAAAATTACCTTGGCTTGGTACGCTTGAAACCTATAAAGAGTCACAAGAGATCTGCTTTGTGACCGATACCTACATTGAGGTCTTAAAAAAACATCACAATGTCGATCAAAAAGGCGTTATCAAAGATGTTGAAGGCAACGTGATCGGTGAACATAAAGGCTATATGCACTACACCATCGGTAAGCGAAAAGGGTTGACGATTGATGGAGCACATGACCCTCACTTTGTCGTGAACATTGATGCGAAAACCAATACGGTCATCGCAGGAACCAAAGAAGATCTCATTCAAACGAAAGTAATCGCAGAGAATTTCTCCTTAGGCGAAGATTTTAAAGAAGGTGAATACGGCGTCAAAGTACGTTACAGAAGCGCTAAAACCAAAGCGCATGTGAGTGTTGTTGACGGCAAGATCGTTGCGCAGTTACACGAAGGTGTTTACGGACTTGCAAGCGGTCAAGCGCTGGTTGTGTATCAAGATGACCTCGTCATCGGTGGCGGCTGGATCGAAGCGTAA
- a CDS encoding sensor histidine kinase produces the protein MEIILFVYGLSFFILGVLVLFVRTKESAIFFARKIWLLGVFAILHAFVEWVFLYMYLYPQYEPLLSPIKFILLLLSYLFLFEFSRFIVRESFKDKRAKLHFLHTLYAAPVIYIISLSSLLTLILIHPSLDDAIAAIRYTYGFFGSLLLGIGLYYYGESLKKSEYVERLKIYFKIPGVAFICYALLAGIAVAPTHYFPGNIINTAWFLDTIGIPVQFFRALCALVITICSIKALQIFSDETHLKMMKSLRQIKRFSSDVSHELKTPLTAMKGEIEVALKEPRTNAEYQKILYSNLEDVDTLQSIVKNLLMLTYIEKESLKSKFTQQNLDDIVLNAIEDLMVVAAQKNSAFEIAALESISIMGDAILLKTVFSNLIENAIKYSPYHATLTISLTQENDKAIFCIEDEGSGIEEEKLKLIFERFYRADDSRSKQIKGFGLGLSIVQQIIEVHDGSITVKNRKPHGLEVKVALPTFQ, from the coding sequence ATGGAGATTATCCTCTTTGTTTACGGTCTCTCCTTTTTTATTTTAGGCGTTTTGGTTCTATTTGTACGAACCAAAGAAAGTGCTATTTTCTTTGCACGCAAAATCTGGTTGCTCGGTGTTTTTGCTATCTTGCATGCTTTTGTGGAGTGGGTTTTTCTTTACATGTATCTCTACCCCCAATACGAACCTCTTTTAAGTCCCATAAAGTTTATTTTACTGCTTCTGTCTTACCTCTTTTTATTTGAATTTTCACGTTTTATCGTAAGAGAAAGCTTTAAAGATAAGCGCGCTAAGCTTCATTTTCTACACACCCTTTACGCCGCACCTGTTATTTACATCATCAGTCTCTCCAGCCTTTTAACCTTGATTCTCATTCACCCATCCTTAGATGATGCCATTGCCGCCATTCGTTACACGTACGGCTTTTTTGGCTCTTTACTTCTGGGTATTGGACTTTACTATTATGGGGAATCGCTGAAAAAAAGTGAATACGTCGAACGCCTCAAAATTTACTTTAAAATCCCAGGCGTTGCGTTTATCTGCTACGCGCTTTTAGCGGGAATTGCCGTCGCTCCAACCCACTATTTTCCTGGTAACATCATCAACACTGCATGGTTTTTGGACACCATTGGCATTCCTGTACAGTTTTTTCGTGCTCTTTGTGCTTTGGTCATTACGATCTGTTCCATTAAAGCGTTACAAATTTTTAGCGATGAAACACATCTTAAGATGATGAAATCGCTTCGGCAGATCAAACGCTTCTCTTCCGATGTTTCCCATGAACTCAAAACACCTTTAACAGCGATGAAAGGTGAAATCGAAGTAGCCCTCAAAGAGCCTCGTACAAACGCAGAATACCAAAAGATTTTATACTCCAATCTTGAAGACGTCGATACCTTGCAGAGTATCGTCAAAAACCTTCTTATGCTAACCTACATCGAAAAAGAGTCTCTTAAAAGTAAATTTACACAGCAAAATTTAGATGATATTGTCCTCAATGCTATCGAAGATCTGATGGTTGTAGCAGCACAAAAAAATAGTGCATTTGAAATTGCCGCCCTAGAAAGTATTTCAATCATGGGTGATGCCATTTTGCTCAAAACGGTCTTTTCGAATCTCATTGAAAATGCGATCAAATACAGTCCGTATCACGCAACGCTTACCATCTCATTGACACAAGAAAATGACAAAGCAATTTTTTGCATCGAAGATGAAGGTAGTGGTATTGAAGAGGAAAAGCTCAAACTTATATTTGAACGCTTTTACCGTGCAGATGACTCACGCTCTAAGCAGATTAAAGGATTTGGCTTGGGGCTTTCCATTGTTCAGCAAATCATTGAAGTGCACGATGGAAGTATAACGGTGAAAAACCGTAAACCTCATGGACTTGAAGTAAAGGTGGCGCTACCTACTTTCCAGTAG
- a CDS encoding permease: MFSLWESMVDYLVYGFFGLDATTQKAQALHFFIFDTVKIYILLVAIIFLISFLRTYFNTQKIRTYLQRRSSFTGNILAALFGIITPFCSCSAIPLFLGFMQARIPMGITFSFLISSPMNNEVAIALLFGLFGWKITALYIGFGLLVAILGGYVIGKLKLEHYVLIPVVPMEGELEEVQITLSWQKRLLEAWQNTADIFVKIYLYVLLGVGVGAWIHGYIPTEMIVAYTGENRWYSVPLAVLMGVPMYASAASVMPLIEVLTSKGMLLGTALSLMMAITALSLPEALILKRILHVKLIAIFFGIVALGIMGVGYLFNAIL, translated from the coding sequence ATGTTTAGTCTTTGGGAGAGCATGGTTGATTATTTGGTGTACGGGTTTTTTGGACTGGATGCAACCACACAAAAAGCACAAGCGTTACACTTTTTTATTTTCGATACCGTGAAGATTTATATTTTATTAGTAGCCATTATTTTTTTAATCTCTTTTTTACGTACCTACTTCAATACCCAAAAAATTAGAACGTATTTACAACGCAGAAGTTCCTTTACGGGAAACATCTTGGCAGCACTTTTTGGCATTATAACACCGTTTTGCAGCTGTTCTGCCATTCCTCTGTTTTTAGGGTTTATGCAAGCACGCATTCCTATGGGCATTACCTTTAGTTTTCTTATCTCCTCGCCTATGAACAATGAAGTCGCCATTGCACTTCTCTTTGGACTGTTTGGCTGGAAGATCACCGCTCTTTACATCGGTTTTGGACTCTTGGTTGCAATCCTTGGTGGGTATGTGATTGGGAAATTAAAACTTGAACATTATGTGTTGATTCCTGTTGTTCCGATGGAGGGCGAGTTGGAAGAGGTACAGATCACATTGTCGTGGCAGAAACGCCTTCTTGAAGCGTGGCAAAATACAGCGGATATTTTTGTAAAAATTTATCTTTATGTCCTCCTTGGTGTCGGCGTTGGCGCATGGATACACGGCTATATTCCTACCGAAATGATAGTAGCTTATACGGGAGAAAACAGATGGTATAGTGTTCCACTAGCCGTTTTGATGGGTGTTCCTATGTATGCGAGTGCCGCAAGTGTTATGCCACTTATCGAAGTCTTGACCAGTAAAGGGATGTTGCTTGGAACGGCACTAAGTCTTATGATGGCGATTACGGCTTTGAGTCTGCCTGAAGCGCTTATCCTAAAACGTATTTTACATGTAAAGCTTATTGCGATCTTTTTTGGCATTGTTGCGCTTGGTATTATGGGTGTTGGGTATCTTTTTAATGCAATTCTGTAG
- a CDS encoding response regulator transcription factor — MKLLIIEDDPKILSFVQKGLQEEGFIVDTASDGEEGLYLSEQYSYDLLILDWMLPKLDGLKICAKLRDQKIVTPILMLTAKTSVEERIAGLGCGADDYLVKPFVFAELVARVRSLLRRSSYNFNERLSLDTLEVNVSKRVVTRSQKPISLTSKEFDILVYLLLNQNNIITHTQLQEKIWGINEATSSNIINVFIHHLRHKIDMEGEKPLIKTIRGSGYKIESC; from the coding sequence ATGAAACTCTTAATCATTGAAGATGACCCAAAAATTCTCTCATTTGTTCAAAAAGGTCTCCAAGAAGAAGGCTTTATCGTCGATACCGCTAGTGATGGTGAAGAAGGACTTTACCTCTCGGAGCAGTATTCGTATGACCTTCTTATTCTTGATTGGATGTTGCCAAAGCTTGATGGATTGAAGATTTGTGCAAAACTTCGAGATCAAAAAATCGTTACACCCATCTTGATGCTAACGGCTAAAACGAGTGTGGAAGAGCGCATCGCAGGGCTTGGCTGTGGAGCGGATGACTACTTGGTAAAACCTTTTGTTTTTGCCGAGTTGGTGGCACGTGTACGCTCCTTACTTCGCCGTTCATCGTATAATTTCAATGAACGCTTGAGTCTTGACACCCTTGAAGTCAATGTTTCCAAACGCGTCGTAACACGTTCTCAAAAGCCTATTTCGCTTACGTCTAAAGAGTTTGATATTTTGGTTTATCTGCTGCTCAATCAAAATAATATCATCACCCATACCCAACTGCAAGAGAAAATTTGGGGCATTAATGAAGCGACTTCGAGCAATATCATTAACGTTTTTATCCACCATTTGCGCCATAAAATCGACATGGAAGGAGAGAAACCTCTCATTAAAACCATTCGTGGTTCTGGTTATAAAATAGAGTCCTGCTAA
- a CDS encoding arsenate reductase ArsC — translation MKKVLILCTGNSCRSIIAEALVNAKLQGIEAYSAGVRATGKVNAYAKKVLEEEGIWKESYHSKTLDEVLHVNFDLVVTVCDHANETCPMFPRSVPKIHVGFSDPDGKDYGAFILTCKAIEAELLPIIEKELNDV, via the coding sequence ATGAAGAAAGTATTGATTTTATGCACAGGGAACAGTTGTCGAAGCATCATCGCAGAAGCACTGGTAAATGCAAAATTACAAGGCATTGAAGCCTATAGTGCAGGCGTACGTGCTACGGGCAAAGTGAATGCTTATGCTAAAAAAGTTCTCGAAGAAGAGGGCATTTGGAAAGAGTCATATCACTCCAAAACGTTGGATGAGGTTTTACATGTAAACTTTGATTTGGTTGTTACGGTGTGTGATCACGCCAACGAAACGTGCCCGATGTTTCCTCGTTCTGTTCCTAAAATTCATGTGGGATTTTCCGATCCTGACGGTAAAGATTATGGCGCATTTATTCTTACATGTAAAGCTATAGAAGCGGAGCTTTTACCCATCATCGAAAAGGAGCTTAACGATGTTTAG